From a region of the Paenibacillus lutimineralis genome:
- a CDS encoding MFS transporter, with protein MANPVIQEKKKPRSRLTHVARFLKRPAPLSPGWKGASLALGATALGLYLAQGYTMIGARGAIPYLAGIILFLLAIILLTGIIALLLHWTKKMPTRYIWLVLASFCLLVISFIGPLQLMFIITSLSIIMSFSLLGMWMYRWITGRYREAKKISKLLTGIAAGAVLAYILLGGYWLLDRGNSDLPKPYRLQAIKTAERYPALMANPGEPGSYHVKTLTYGSADSYRKEFNAEDSLITNQVDGSAFVESWSTIRTKTFRFGPDKMALNGLVWYPEGDGPFPLVIAVHGNHLATDYSDPGYAYLGNLLASKGYIFVSIDENFLNTSPYNDLFMLSALKNENPARGWLILEHLKVWEEWNSTKGNPFFNKADMSRISLIGHSRGGEAVAVAAAYNKLPAAPEHGNITFDYNFGIRSIISIAGTDGQYKPSGQPIPLKDVSYLAIHGSHDMDVISFAGASQYSRIGFSDKNHHYKASVYVYGANHGQFNTEWGRVDSIGFGNKFYNTAQLLPQEDQLRVAKVLISSFLDATLQEQEQYRSVFKDLGYAKEWLPDTMYISNYWDADTTLISSFDEDIDLSTTTINGGRLIGKALKEWKEEKVKTKYATDLYSAVQLGWDRRAAVDLPSYTVVLPDTGITAKPGSSIVFAMADCDDKKLTDMQGALIDLTVQVADKNGNIASIPLSSVASLLPMLEGDIVKWPFTTLLPTKEPVFQNFAFQLADFQQANPAFQPEQLSRISFIFDKTDKGAIYLRDIGIRNDAAISSHE; from the coding sequence CAGCTCTGGGCCTCTATCTTGCGCAAGGTTACACCATGATTGGAGCACGGGGAGCCATCCCTTACCTCGCCGGGATTATCTTGTTCCTGCTCGCGATTATATTGCTGACTGGCATCATTGCCCTGCTGCTTCATTGGACAAAGAAAATGCCCACCCGTTACATTTGGCTTGTACTCGCTTCATTCTGCCTATTGGTTATCAGCTTTATCGGCCCTTTGCAGTTAATGTTTATTATTACCTCTTTATCCATCATCATGTCCTTCTCCTTACTGGGGATGTGGATGTACCGCTGGATCACCGGCAGATATCGCGAGGCAAAAAAGATATCCAAGCTTCTCACCGGCATAGCGGCGGGGGCTGTACTTGCCTATATTCTCTTGGGCGGCTATTGGCTGCTGGACCGCGGAAATAGCGATTTGCCGAAGCCATACCGGCTGCAAGCCATCAAGACCGCCGAACGTTATCCCGCGTTAATGGCAAACCCGGGCGAACCAGGTTCTTATCACGTCAAAACATTGACATACGGGAGTGCAGACAGCTACCGCAAGGAATTTAATGCCGAGGATTCATTAATAACCAATCAGGTGGACGGATCGGCATTTGTGGAAAGTTGGTCCACAATCCGCACGAAAACTTTCAGATTCGGGCCAGATAAGATGGCGCTTAACGGGCTGGTCTGGTACCCCGAGGGCGATGGCCCATTTCCATTAGTCATCGCTGTTCATGGCAACCATCTCGCTACCGATTATTCCGATCCGGGGTATGCTTATTTGGGCAATCTGCTTGCCAGCAAAGGCTATATTTTTGTTTCCATCGATGAGAACTTCCTAAATACTTCACCCTATAACGACTTGTTCATGCTGAGTGCACTGAAAAATGAAAATCCAGCTCGCGGCTGGCTCATCCTGGAGCATCTAAAGGTATGGGAAGAATGGAACAGCACGAAGGGAAATCCGTTCTTCAACAAAGCGGATATGAGCCGAATATCGCTGATTGGCCACTCCCGAGGTGGTGAGGCAGTAGCTGTAGCAGCAGCCTATAACAAGCTGCCGGCAGCTCCCGAGCATGGCAATATAACATTCGATTATAACTTTGGCATTCGCTCCATTATTTCCATTGCCGGTACCGACGGCCAATACAAGCCATCCGGTCAGCCGATCCCCTTAAAGGATGTCAGCTACCTGGCGATTCATGGCTCACACGATATGGACGTCATCTCATTTGCTGGCGCAAGCCAATACAGCCGAATCGGCTTTTCAGATAAAAATCATCACTATAAGGCATCAGTCTATGTTTATGGAGCAAATCATGGACAGTTTAATACCGAATGGGGAAGAGTGGACAGTATCGGTTTTGGCAACAAGTTCTATAATACAGCCCAGCTTCTGCCCCAGGAGGATCAATTGCGGGTGGCAAAGGTACTCATCTCTTCCTTTCTGGATGCCACGCTGCAAGAGCAAGAGCAGTACCGCAGCGTCTTTAAAGACCTTGGTTATGCCAAGGAATGGCTTCCAGACACGATGTACATCAGCAACTATTGGGATGCCGACACAACGCTTATCAGCAGCTTTGATGAGGATATCGATCTATCTACGACGACAATTAACGGCGGACGACTCATTGGAAAAGCATTGAAGGAATGGAAGGAAGAAAAAGTCAAGACGAAATATGCTACTGACTTGTACAGCGCAGTTCAACTTGGCTGGGATCGCAGAGCGGCCGTCGATCTCCCTAGCTATACGGTGGTTTTACCTGACACCGGGATTACCGCTAAACCGGGCAGTTCCATCGTCTTCGCCATGGCCGACTGCGACGATAAGAAACTGACGGACATGCAGGGAGCACTTATCGATTTGACCGTCCAGGTGGCAGATAAGAACGGCAATATCGCTTCGATACCGCTCAGCAGCGTTGCCAGTTTGCTGCCGATGCTCGAAGGCGACATCGTAAAATGGCCGTTTACAACACTGTTGCCAACAAAAGAGCCCGTGTTCCAAAACTTTGCCTTCCAGCTTGCCGACTTCCAACAAGCGAATCCGGCCTTCCAGCCCGAACAGCTCAGCCGAATCAGCTTCATATTCGATAAGACAGACAAAGGCGCGATCTATTTGCGCGATATCGGCATTCGCAACGATGCTGCCATCAGCAGTCATGAATGA
- a CDS encoding GNAT family N-acetyltransferase yields MNIRKATIDEAGYLSELSFRSKAYWGYSEAFMEACREDLTILPEDILASIIFVLEDEKVIKGFVGLEIEDDSCLLSNLFIDPNEIGKGYGRQLWQHMLEVAKGLNAHSILIHSDPYAEDFYLAMGARRIGEIESTVFEGRKLPLLEIPI; encoded by the coding sequence ATGAACATACGTAAAGCGACGATCGATGAAGCAGGTTATTTAAGCGAGCTTTCATTTCGTTCAAAGGCCTACTGGGGTTACAGCGAAGCCTTTATGGAAGCCTGTCGCGAGGATTTAACCATCTTGCCTGAGGATATCTTAGCTTCTATTATTTTTGTTCTGGAGGATGAGAAGGTCATCAAGGGTTTTGTAGGGCTGGAGATCGAAGACGATTCCTGTTTGTTAAGTAATTTATTTATTGATCCAAATGAGATAGGAAAAGGATACGGAAGACAGCTATGGCAGCATATGCTCGAGGTCGCAAAAGGACTAAACGCGCACTCCATTTTAATCCATAGCGATCCATATGCGGAGGATTTTTATCTGGCGATGGGAGCAAGACGAATTGGAGAAATCGAATCAACTGTTTTTGAAGGAAGAAAGCTCCCGCTGTTGGAGATACCTATCTGA
- a CDS encoding DUF2621 domain-containing protein encodes MVHTSFLFLAATQPNRWFMNSIALWGFILLGMMCIGGFFMFRKFLKVLPKADGKSKLDWQNHWVETSRHLWNEDSKAFLDMLVQPVPGPFRDIAKHSIAAEIGRIALEEHANAVTQEHCIKGYISATPKRDNKFLITFLEKNQIDYKPYQHLMNK; translated from the coding sequence ATGGTACATACATCGTTTCTATTTCTCGCAGCAACCCAGCCCAATCGCTGGTTCATGAATTCTATCGCGCTATGGGGATTCATATTGCTAGGAATGATGTGCATCGGCGGATTTTTCATGTTCCGCAAGTTCCTGAAAGTACTGCCTAAGGCAGACGGCAAGTCCAAGCTGGACTGGCAGAACCATTGGGTGGAGACGAGCCGCCATCTATGGAATGAAGACAGCAAGGCCTTCCTGGATATGCTGGTTCAACCAGTTCCAGGCCCGTTCCGCGACATCGCCAAGCATTCCATCGCTGCGGAAATCGGTAGAATTGCCTTGGAAGAGCATGCCAATGCCGTTACGCAGGAGCATTGCATCAAAGGCTATATTTCTGCGACGCCGAAGCGAGACAATAAGTTTCTCATTACTTTTCTGGAGAAGAATCAAATTGATTATAAGCCCTATCAACATTTAATGAATAAATAA
- a CDS encoding TIGR01777 family oxidoreductase, translated as MRYAILGGSGFIGSALTEYWLSKGHEIIIVTRRNSHQQAPRNESTSRQLSYYTWNDINQDPLLLRGLDGLVNLAGATISQRWTRRAKQQIMDSRLQTTQALGRWINMLGNEAPRVIVQGSAVGIYGTSLTEEFTEHSPNSARDFLARVTTSWEETALQGILQSFSDQYAELGHEGKLANVTGPRLVLLRTGVVLGNQGGAYPMMRLPFLLGAGGRIGTGKQWVPWIHIDDLVSLIDYCVTCSEILGPVNAVSPNPVTNEQFGRAIARVHHRPFWLPLPTFALRSVLGEMSLLLLEGQRVIPQAASSSGFIFTFPHLEAALTDLKQRN; from the coding sequence TTGAGATATGCAATCCTTGGCGGAAGTGGATTTATTGGCAGCGCTCTGACCGAATATTGGCTTAGCAAAGGGCATGAGATCATAATCGTCACCCGTCGTAATTCGCATCAACAAGCTCCTCGCAACGAATCCACTTCGCGGCAGTTATCCTACTATACGTGGAACGATATAAATCAGGACCCGCTCCTGCTTCGGGGGCTAGATGGCCTCGTTAATCTGGCTGGCGCGACAATTAGTCAGCGCTGGACCCGGAGAGCGAAGCAGCAGATCATGGATTCACGCTTGCAAACAACCCAGGCTCTGGGGCGCTGGATCAATATGCTAGGAAATGAGGCTCCGAGAGTCATTGTACAAGGCTCTGCAGTCGGTATATACGGCACTTCGCTTACCGAGGAATTCACGGAGCATTCTCCTAACTCTGCTAGGGATTTCCTTGCCAGAGTTACAACCTCCTGGGAAGAGACGGCCCTACAAGGCATTCTGCAATCTTTCAGCGACCAATATGCAGAACTCGGTCATGAGGGGAAGTTAGCGAATGTTACAGGGCCTCGTCTTGTTCTACTACGCACCGGTGTAGTGCTGGGAAATCAGGGCGGTGCATACCCGATGATGCGGCTCCCTTTCCTGCTTGGAGCAGGAGGCCGAATCGGCACAGGCAAGCAATGGGTTCCTTGGATTCATATCGATGACCTTGTCTCGCTTATCGATTACTGTGTAACCTGTTCAGAAATATTGGGTCCCGTTAATGCGGTCAGTCCAAATCCGGTGACGAATGAACAATTCGGACGCGCTATCGCCCGTGTCCATCATCGCCCTTTCTGGCTCCCACTCCCCACCTTTGCACTTAGATCAGTACTCGGAGAAATGTCCCTACTGCTGCTCGAAGGACAACGAGTCATACCACAGGCAGCTTCTTCGTCCGGCTTCATATTTACTTTCCCTCATTTGGAAGCGGCCCTTACTGATCTCAAACAGAGGAACTAG
- a CDS encoding DUF6382 domain-containing protein, translated as MPAYKVDFMRNGGTYMILKAEGGLKSKDINRVQHTMLASVEIPGLLPVDLREIDFEVNLHYEITGKRMLSQCLKNDKLSAQEFYSLLLQIVAILDDSHQYMLSPSNFIIDEDYIFVEEPLASAMLYLTYVPRYESTAGQERLGLSLLTLITRILSSVTAVEGSGIQRIVSFCGDELFSTSSLKTMLLDLLGGHRSEAMDVDMISGDDTRRGRTDSSFMIKEYVQSPERSAQMKPHDRQNPVQQHEPAKAGGMNRRGNDKDRTDLDLKPSFAGMWSTPTMDTDDDESEPIKKSSKFTYYLLGTLLSVAFCWKFIYLDAPSSWGLYTCIGITLILIVILLLLRKGRFDPMTGSVSEVISRLSRRSSGDEAADEDEPENWKEPWNGGWGRQDRAVGGSTRKQDTNQDTYRQMPVWPEVMNLGQQRDESESSLVIPNSRSLAQVQSRSMEQSGMTTGASNSPPVTEEPIPQPATVLLSRMDAPPKIPSPTESYRLERYGAEGEQAYRPEIITLKLGSLVIGRSEEVAGYIERAVGVSRAHVELMLRKEGCSIKDLGSRNGTLLKGELIAPYKEYPLEPGDIFLIADSTYKLCMGNAT; from the coding sequence ATGCCGGCGTATAAAGTTGATTTTATGAGGAATGGCGGTACCTACATGATTTTGAAGGCAGAGGGCGGGCTGAAATCCAAGGATATTAATCGAGTTCAGCATACAATGCTGGCCTCAGTGGAGATTCCTGGCTTGCTTCCGGTTGACCTTCGTGAGATTGATTTTGAGGTTAATCTTCATTATGAGATTACCGGTAAGCGTATGCTGTCCCAATGCTTGAAGAATGACAAGCTGAGCGCACAGGAGTTCTATAGTCTACTGCTGCAAATTGTCGCGATCTTGGACGATAGCCATCAATATATGCTGTCTCCCTCCAATTTCATCATAGATGAGGATTATATATTCGTTGAAGAGCCACTCGCTTCGGCGATGTTGTACCTAACCTATGTTCCAAGATATGAATCGACGGCTGGTCAGGAGCGGCTAGGACTTTCACTGCTAACCTTGATTACCCGTATTTTGAGCAGCGTAACCGCTGTTGAAGGCAGCGGAATTCAGAGAATTGTCAGCTTCTGCGGGGATGAACTATTCTCTACATCATCGCTGAAAACGATGCTGCTTGATCTGTTGGGCGGACATAGATCAGAGGCTATGGATGTAGACATGATCAGTGGGGATGACACCAGACGGGGGCGCACAGATTCGTCGTTCATGATTAAAGAATACGTTCAGTCACCGGAACGTTCCGCGCAGATGAAGCCTCATGACAGACAAAATCCTGTACAGCAACATGAGCCTGCAAAGGCTGGGGGGATGAACCGCAGGGGGAATGATAAAGATCGGACGGATCTCGATCTAAAGCCGTCATTCGCAGGAATGTGGAGTACTCCTACAATGGATACGGATGATGACGAGAGTGAGCCGATTAAAAAAAGCAGCAAATTTACATATTATTTGCTGGGTACCTTGCTGTCTGTAGCGTTCTGTTGGAAATTTATCTATCTAGATGCTCCAAGCTCATGGGGACTCTATACTTGTATTGGCATTACGCTTATTCTAATTGTCATATTGCTGCTCTTACGCAAGGGTCGGTTCGATCCGATGACTGGAAGTGTATCTGAAGTCATTAGTCGCTTAAGCCGGCGTTCTTCCGGAGACGAAGCAGCAGATGAGGATGAACCTGAAAACTGGAAGGAGCCTTGGAACGGAGGATGGGGGAGGCAGGACAGAGCAGTTGGAGGCAGCACGCGGAAGCAAGATACTAATCAGGATACATATAGACAGATGCCTGTATGGCCGGAGGTTATGAACCTTGGGCAACAAAGGGATGAGTCGGAATCTTCTTTGGTCATACCGAATTCAAGATCCTTAGCACAGGTCCAGAGTCGATCCATGGAACAAAGTGGAATGACTACGGGCGCATCTAACTCGCCTCCTGTAACAGAAGAACCGATACCCCAGCCTGCAACAGTGCTGCTAAGTCGTATGGATGCTCCACCCAAAATACCATCTCCAACAGAATCTTATCGTCTCGAGAGATATGGCGCGGAGGGAGAGCAGGCGTATAGGCCAGAAATTATCACTTTGAAGCTAGGTAGCCTCGTGATTGGCCGTTCTGAGGAGGTCGCCGGGTATATCGAGCGGGCGGTAGGTGTATCGCGAGCGCATGTCGAACTGATGTTGCGCAAAGAGGGCTGTAGTATTAAGGATCTTGGCTCCCGCAACGGCACATTGCTTAAGGGAGAGCTTATTGCCCCGTATAAGGAATACCCATTGGAACCGGGGGATATCTTTCTGATTGCTGATAGCACCTACAAGTTATGCATGGGAAACGCAACGTAA
- a CDS encoding A24 family peptidase, translating to MTLEYWGCMAMLITAFITDVRSMKIPNKITLSGFIIGLAYHAVTGGIEGILFAMKGAAAGFGLMFIMYLFRAVGGGDVKLFGAIGAWLGVSLTLSILMYSILAAGVLGMVILLLRRELIMRIRNVMHSLFGILILHSLGPVQAGAKKQLQMPFMLAVLPGAVYAILTFS from the coding sequence ATGACATTGGAGTATTGGGGTTGTATGGCTATGTTGATTACGGCATTCATTACAGATGTTAGGTCGATGAAGATACCCAATAAGATCACGCTTAGCGGGTTCATTATCGGTCTGGCGTATCATGCTGTAACCGGGGGAATTGAAGGAATTCTATTTGCGATGAAAGGGGCTGCAGCTGGCTTTGGACTGATGTTCATCATGTATTTGTTCAGGGCTGTAGGAGGAGGCGATGTCAAGTTATTTGGTGCAATTGGGGCGTGGCTCGGTGTTAGCTTGACTTTATCCATCCTTATGTATTCTATTCTAGCTGCGGGTGTGCTCGGGATGGTCATATTGCTCCTCCGGAGGGAGTTAATTATGCGAATTCGCAATGTCATGCATAGCTTGTTCGGAATTCTGATTCTGCACAGCTTAGGTCCAGTCCAAGCTGGGGCTAAGAAGCAATTGCAGATGCCGTTTATGCTAGCGGTTCTCCCGGGGGCTGTGTATGCGATTTTGACTTTTTCTTAG
- a CDS encoding pilus assembly protein, producing the protein MSINKRTSPIDSIEPPPIRRRDSQGSIVLEAAMVMPVFIIVIFFFIYMIQMTVISSQMQIVASNAVKQVSSHIYPVALAVSAISSDEEGDAAKSESGSGWRMPSLSLEEWAGQYADALPEPLSDWIRAAARKGDEPLQNLKNNVLEAVLDPVIKPLLHPFVADTKLNEDRLHVNRVIVPDFKSGRTPYFGLEISYELPIRMPFTQKPIRLQAKAMERLWIGDTNELDQGGGDGEDGEGQPAVILSKPEPAYAGHRALVAALIKPGTTAKLTVYYKSGVSQAKYLGDATADENGRVEWSWLVGGNTTPGTWTFIIETEDGLKTTAQFDVESPRK; encoded by the coding sequence ATGTCGATAAACAAACGGACTTCTCCTATTGATTCGATAGAACCTCCTCCGATTCGGCGCAGGGATTCTCAAGGCAGCATTGTCCTTGAAGCTGCTATGGTCATGCCGGTATTTATTATCGTTATATTTTTCTTTATTTACATGATTCAGATGACAGTGATCTCTAGTCAGATGCAGATAGTAGCATCAAATGCAGTGAAACAGGTGTCCTCTCATATATATCCGGTTGCATTGGCGGTCTCTGCTATTTCGAGCGATGAAGAGGGCGACGCAGCGAAAAGCGAGTCGGGATCGGGCTGGAGGATGCCGAGCCTGTCGCTGGAGGAATGGGCGGGTCAGTATGCCGATGCTCTACCAGAACCACTCTCAGATTGGATCAGGGCCGCAGCCCGAAAAGGGGACGAGCCTTTGCAAAATCTGAAAAATAATGTTCTGGAAGCTGTTCTGGATCCCGTGATCAAGCCTCTGCTTCATCCTTTTGTGGCAGATACGAAACTAAATGAGGACAGGCTACACGTGAATCGTGTAATAGTTCCTGATTTCAAAAGCGGACGAACACCTTATTTCGGCCTGGAGATCAGCTATGAATTACCGATCCGAATGCCATTCACCCAGAAACCGATCAGGCTACAAGCGAAGGCTATGGAGCGCTTATGGATCGGAGATACGAATGAGCTTGATCAGGGAGGTGGGGATGGAGAGGACGGTGAAGGCCAGCCTGCAGTAATTCTGTCCAAGCCGGAGCCAGCCTACGCCGGGCATCGAGCCCTCGTTGCAGCCCTGATTAAACCGGGAACAACAGCTAAACTCACTGTGTACTACAAGAGCGGTGTAAGTCAGGCCAAATATTTAGGGGATGCGACTGCGGATGAGAACGGCAGAGTGGAATGGAGTTGGTTGGTAGGTGGGAACACAACACCCGGCACATGGACTTTTATCATCGAGACTGAGGACGGGCTGAAGACAACAGCTCAGTTCGATGTTGAGAGCCCACGCAAATAA
- a CDS encoding TadE/TadG family type IV pilus assembly protein: MITFPKEGKQVYKKQRHRAESGAVTVFLVVIFASVFAFVSIFIDFARMAALQTKTEMLAHSASRSVLSSYDPQLVEQYGLFAFGDTDANYIMSKVLQDQMDISKRSDDIPLMNARLDSSTVELLRPLGTYEVFEQQIREEMKYKAPIDFSIEIINRFKPMSKVMKEASSTVDLLSKLQKLYDQREAKLDEMLEKQRAAALTVTEIAAFIPRSSASGGSNGAGATASSVAGEYADFAAKYNEDMLREPEERQYSYEIQMYQSMASGVFNSLGRSGQKSSERHAVLLPEAKKLLQEVIVINDQMKRTIEEAEQRPVLDGYNEVAAHEGLGNNETVAADDEIAAIRKQSGSLLLSAELLADLEGDIGQQEADFTSFYAGVGSFLGIESSVLSASISDSSLYSAVDSLDRSTGAYLRKYVDSGSSNVLEDNKRRLEQHRSSDQERKTIEHQAETALQDAKGLIGKISALKDKFKDAQKQFDELQTFYNDNLEFNQSLSSGEEALMGPGDDPADAGAEAMGGMDVFFGGLSLVLQSMTDAAFQGEYVVHYFPLLDISTLDELIGSEGSGAIDTIGDSFMPGKQEVEYILYGFHNPTGNIAAAYGEIFALRLAIRTMEGLLKNLNKGNPLLILAAALLYGIEHAVKDMLMLTKEGSIQLSDFMKVKLTYRDHLRIFLLMHGPSERRLSRMLGLIRMNTGVPVEQRATYLKGGVSISMPLWFLPGVARTLGASGALKGRVEGSRYYVDKQTDFSY; the protein is encoded by the coding sequence GTGATTACATTTCCGAAAGAGGGGAAGCAGGTGTATAAAAAGCAGCGACATCGGGCGGAGAGCGGAGCAGTTACCGTGTTTCTGGTTGTTATTTTTGCCTCGGTATTTGCATTTGTCTCGATATTTATAGATTTTGCGAGAATGGCAGCGCTGCAGACTAAGACGGAGATGTTGGCTCATTCTGCATCAAGGTCGGTCCTGTCTTCCTATGACCCGCAGCTGGTAGAGCAGTACGGTTTATTTGCATTCGGGGATACTGATGCGAACTATATTATGTCCAAGGTGTTGCAGGATCAGATGGATATATCGAAGCGGAGCGATGATATTCCGCTGATGAACGCGAGGCTGGATTCATCGACCGTTGAACTGCTGCGGCCGTTAGGAACCTATGAAGTTTTCGAACAACAGATTCGCGAAGAAATGAAGTATAAAGCACCGATAGATTTTTCGATAGAGATCATAAATCGCTTCAAGCCAATGTCGAAAGTAATGAAAGAGGCTTCGAGTACCGTCGACCTGCTAAGCAAACTACAGAAGTTGTATGATCAGCGGGAAGCTAAGCTGGATGAAATGCTGGAGAAACAGCGTGCTGCGGCACTGACTGTGACGGAAATTGCAGCGTTTATCCCTCGTTCGAGTGCTTCTGGGGGATCGAATGGCGCTGGTGCAACAGCTTCATCTGTAGCCGGAGAATATGCAGACTTTGCGGCTAAGTATAACGAAGATATGTTAAGGGAACCCGAGGAGCGGCAATACTCGTATGAAATTCAAATGTACCAATCGATGGCTTCGGGGGTATTCAACAGCTTGGGGCGCAGTGGACAGAAATCTTCAGAGCGGCATGCAGTGCTGCTTCCTGAAGCGAAGAAGCTGCTCCAAGAAGTTATCGTAATAAATGATCAGATGAAGAGGACAATTGAAGAGGCGGAACAACGTCCCGTGCTTGATGGCTACAATGAGGTGGCAGCGCATGAAGGTCTCGGCAATAACGAGACAGTAGCAGCCGATGATGAGATCGCCGCTATTCGCAAACAGAGCGGTTCGCTTCTTCTATCTGCTGAACTGCTGGCAGATCTGGAGGGGGATATCGGTCAACAAGAGGCTGACTTTACTTCGTTTTATGCCGGGGTAGGTTCCTTTCTAGGCATAGAAAGCTCGGTCCTGTCAGCTTCAATCTCAGATTCGTCATTGTACTCAGCCGTAGATAGCCTTGACCGCTCGACAGGCGCTTATTTACGTAAATATGTGGACTCAGGCAGCAGCAATGTTCTTGAGGATAACAAAAGACGGCTCGAGCAGCACCGTTCTTCTGATCAGGAACGTAAGACGATCGAGCATCAAGCTGAGACAGCACTACAGGATGCCAAGGGATTGATCGGCAAAATTTCCGCACTCAAGGATAAATTCAAAGATGCACAGAAGCAATTTGATGAGCTGCAGACCTTCTATAACGACAATCTAGAGTTTAATCAATCTCTCTCATCGGGAGAGGAAGCGTTGATGGGTCCAGGGGACGACCCGGCCGATGCCGGTGCTGAAGCGATGGGCGGTATGGATGTCTTCTTTGGCGGATTATCTCTCGTACTTCAATCCATGACCGATGCAGCTTTTCAGGGAGAGTATGTTGTACATTACTTTCCGCTACTCGATATCAGCACGTTAGACGAATTGATAGGTAGTGAAGGGTCAGGGGCGATTGACACTATAGGAGATTCGTTCATGCCCGGGAAGCAGGAGGTTGAATACATATTGTACGGATTCCATAATCCGACGGGGAATATCGCCGCTGCCTATGGGGAGATCTTCGCGCTACGACTGGCAATTCGGACGATGGAAGGATTGCTGAAAAATTTGAACAAAGGTAATCCGCTATTAATTCTTGCGGCTGCCTTACTGTATGGGATCGAACATGCTGTAAAAGATATGCTGATGCTAACCAAAGAAGGGAGTATTCAGCTTAGTGATTTTATGAAGGTGAAGCTGACCTATAGGGATCATTTGCGAATCTTTCTGCTGATGCATGGCCCGAGTGAGCGGAGGCTGTCACGGATGCTGGGGTTGATTCGGATGAATACCGGAGTTCCAGTAGAACAGCGCGCAACTTATTTAAAAGGAGGAGTAAGTATCTCGATGCCACTATGGTTCCTGCCAGGAGTAGCGAGGACATTGGGAGCTTCCGGGGCCTTGAAAGGAAGAGTGGAAGGAAGTCGATATTATGTCGATAAACAAACGGACTTCTCCTATTGA
- a CDS encoding TadE/TadG family type IV pilus assembly protein, with translation MKRLIRDQKGSFILESSLVFPSIFVAILILLFFCLYLYQNAALGQVAVVAAERSAYSWDNSYRKPLTGTYETGKYDSLYWRLKDDGMLQAIFGWSSDLPTSELSLPTEQMQDGGGSLPLKKLARTGTAIPAAIHGRMQYENKLLLRKVKVGLDRLIPLVPLERVIGDMTQSGQAVSYVVEPVEWIRTVDLARYYGAKFKGSGGEKMDQEEAGKALTLFGK, from the coding sequence ATGAAAAGGTTGATACGTGATCAGAAGGGGAGTTTTATTCTCGAGTCTTCACTCGTATTCCCCTCCATATTTGTAGCGATTTTAATCCTGTTGTTCTTCTGTCTGTATTTATATCAGAATGCGGCGCTTGGACAAGTTGCAGTGGTCGCGGCTGAACGGAGTGCGTATTCCTGGGATAACAGCTATCGTAAGCCTCTAACGGGCACCTACGAGACCGGAAAGTATGATTCGCTCTATTGGCGGCTTAAGGATGATGGCATGCTGCAGGCGATATTCGGCTGGTCTAGTGATTTGCCCACTTCGGAATTGTCTCTTCCCACCGAGCAGATGCAAGATGGAGGCGGATCTTTGCCACTGAAGAAGCTTGCGAGAACCGGTACGGCAATTCCGGCTGCGATTCATGGCAGAATGCAATATGAGAACAAGCTACTGCTTCGCAAAGTCAAGGTAGGATTGGACAGACTCATCCCGCTTGTTCCTTTGGAACGAGTCATCGGTGATATGACGCAATCTGGGCAGGCCGTCTCTTATGTAGTCGAACCGGTGGAATGGATCCGGACAGTGGATTTGGCGAGATACTACGGGGCTAAATTCAAAGGCAGCGGTGGGGAAAAGATGGATCAAGAGGAAGCGGGCAAAGCGTTGACGTTATTCGGCAAATAG
- a CDS encoding Flp1 family type IVb pilin, with amino-acid sequence MLSTFAHRIKTFSQDEDGLGMLEMILIIAVIVILAIIFRKQLKELLESLLGKAKSKTEKFMDDGP; translated from the coding sequence ATGTTGAGTACATTCGCACATAGGATCAAGACATTCTCTCAAGATGAGGATGGCTTGGGAATGTTGGAGATGATTTTGATCATTGCTGTCATCGTTATTTTGGCGATTATCTTCCGTAAGCAATTAAAAGAGCTTTTGGAGAGTCTGCTCGGCAAAGCGAAGAGCAAAACCGAGAAATTTATGGACGATGGGCCTTAA